In the Sus scrofa isolate TJ Tabasco breed Duroc chromosome 7, Sscrofa11.1, whole genome shotgun sequence genome, one interval contains:
- the KIAA1024 gene encoding UPF0258 protein KIAA1024 homolog, with amino-acid sequence METSQDTSLFLVKILEELDSKQNTVSYQDLCKSLCARFDLSQLAKLRSVLFYTACLDPNFPATLFKDKMKCTVNNQQSKKIMVAADIVTIFNLIQMNGGAAKEKLPSGRQKARKKEASFDSCRSDTEICGAAECEALDCEMNDRPFSRGYPPRQSSKCRKMDCKDCPQFVPASEPNFLLGVSKEGKHRAASLDRLQALAPYSVASPQPCEMQRTYFPMNIENESMSDQDSLPLAQGIKETFIANEEPFVVQSCVQKRNIFKEDFHNLMAVSPGLAGPATKAEGEHGEPQGRKEAHKTPFPNHSFEMPYNSQYLNPVYSPVPDKRRAKHESLDDLQASTYFGPTPVMGTQEARRCPGRPSKQTPWPAKSWSLNTEEVPDFERSFFNRNPSEEKLRYPNSSSQTPSFPTPDRRPAYLTPQDQQPILPVGYAAKPNGLKSKEISSPVDLEKHEPVKKFKDKSISCTSGQLSSDTSSVGTQTEQHVLEPKKCKDLCASGQGKFSDRHTMKQSDDDSEVVSDDISDIFRFLDDMSISGSTGVIQSSCYNSTGSLSQLHKSDCDSSPEHNRAKIANGLPSSKGEKGNRPENGHHSEEELKTSVCKLVLRIGEIERKLESLSGVREEISQVLGKLNKLDQKMQQPEKVSVQIDLNSLTSEAPSDESASPRMFRAHNGPHGPKLENSADWCCSDASGSNSESLRVQALKKSLFTRPSSRSLTEENSATESKIASISNSPRDWRTITYPNRVGVGEEEIKDRGPGDSTDWHRKSKEADRQYDLPPQHRLPKQPQDGFLVEQVFSPHPYPASLKAHMKNNPLYTDMRLTELAEVKRGQPSWTIEEYARNAGDKGKLTALDLQTQESLNPNNLEYWMEDIYTPGYDSLLKRKEAEFRRAKVCKIAALIAAAACTVILVIVVPICTMKS; translated from the exons ATGGAGACCAGTCAGGACACTTCCCTCTTCTTGGTGAAGATCTTAGAGGAGCTGGACAGCAAACAAAATACAGTTTCCTACCAGGACCTGTGCAAATCCCTGTGCGCCCGCTTTGACCTGTCCCAGCTCGCCAAACTGAGAAGCGTGCTCTTCTACACGGCTTGCCTCGACCCCAATTTCCCAGCCACGTTGTTCAAAGACAAGATGAAATGCACCGTCAACAACCAGCAATCGAAGAAGATCATGGTGGCGGCAGATATCGTGACGATATTCAACCTGATCCAGATGAATGGGGGCGCCGCCAAGGAGAAGCTGCCCAGCGGCCGGCAGAAGGCGCGCAAGAAGGAGGCGTCCTTTGACTCGTGCCGCTCGGACACGGAGATCTGCGGCGCCGCCGAGTGTGAGGCCCTGGACTGCGAAATGAACGACAGGCCCTTCAGCCGGGGCTACCCGCCCCGCCAGTCGTCCAAGTGCCGGAAGATGGACTGCAAGGACTGCCCGCAGTTCGTACCTGCCTCCGAGCCCAACTTCCTGCTGGGGGTGAGCAAAGAGGGGAAGCACCGGGCGGCTTCCCTGGACAGGCTGCAGGCTCTGGCCCCGTACTCGGTGGCCAGCCCTCAGCCGTGCGAGATGCAGAGAACGTACTTCCCCATGAACATCGAGAACGAATCCATGTCCGATCAGGACTCCCTGCCCCTCGCCCAGGGCATCAAGGAGACTTTCATTGCTAACGAGGAGCCCTTCGTGGTCCAGTCCTGTGTCCAGAAAAGGAACATCTTCAAAGAGGATTTTCACAACCTGATGGCCGTGTCCCCGGGGTTGGCCGGCCCCGCTACCAAGGCAGAGGGCGAGCACGGGGAACCCCAGGGCCGCAAGGAGGCCCACAAAACGCCCTTCCCTAATCACAGCTTCGAGATGCCCTACAACAGCCAGTACCTGAATCCTGTGTACTCCCCTGTTCCTGACAAGAGGCGGGCAAAGCACGAAAGCTTAGATGACCTTCAAGCCTCCACGTATTTTGGACCCACTCCAGTGATGGGGACCCAAGAGGCCAGGCGCTGTCCAGGAAGGCCCAGCAAGCAGACTCCCTGGCCGGCTAAAAGCTGGAGCCTAAACACGGAAGAAGTCCCTGACTTTGAACGGTCCTTCTTCAATAGGAATCCCTCCGAGGAGAAGCTCCGCTATCCAAATTCCAGCAGCCAGACCCCCAGTTTCCCAACCCCAGACAGGCGCCCAGCTTACCTCACGCCACAGGACCAACAGCCAATTCTCCCTGTCGGCTATGCGGCCAAACCAAACGGACTCAAGTCTAAAGAGATCTCGTCCCCCGTTGACCTGGAGAAGCATGAACCGGTCAAAAAGTTTAAAGACAAGAGCATTAGCTGTACCAGCGGACAGCTCAGCTCAGACACCAGTAGCGTGGGCACCCAGACCGAGCAGCATGTGCTGGAGCCCAAGAAATGCAAGGACTTGTGCGCCTCCGGGCAGGGCAAGTTCAGCGACAGGCACACCATGAAGCAGTCAGATGACGATTCAGAAGTCGTCAGCGATGACATCAGCGACATTTTCCGGTTTCTCGATGACATGAGCATCAGTGGCTCGACGGGAGTGATACAGTCATCCTGCTACAACAGCACAGGGTCCTTGTCTCAGCTTCACAAGTCGGACTGTGACAGTTCACCAGAGCACAACCGAGCCAAAATCGCCAACGGGCTCCCCAGCAGCAAAGGAGAAAAGGGCAACCGGCCTGAAAATGGCCACCACTCAGAAGAGGAGTTGAAGACCAGTGTGTGCAAACTGGTGCTCAGGATTGGCGAAATTGAACGGAAGCTCGAATCGCTCTCTGGTGTCCGCGAGGAAATCTCCCAGGTCCTGGGCAAGCTCAATAAATTGGATCAGAAAATGCAGCAGCCTGAGAAGGTGAGTGTGCAGATAGATCTGAATTCCTTGACCAGCGAGGCTCCCTCCGATGAGAGCGCCTCTCCTCGGATGTTCCGGGCACACAATGGCCCCCACGGACCCAAACTGGAGAACAGTGCCGACTGGTGCTGCTCGGATGCCAGCGGAAGCAACAGTGAAAGCCTTCGTGtccaggccttaaaaaaaagcctCTTCACCAGGCCCTCCTCCAGGTCCCTGACGGAGGAGAACAGTGCCACGGAATCCAAAATCGCCAGCATCTCCAACTCGCCCAGGGACTGGCGCACCATCACGTACCCCAACCGTGTGGGCGTCGGCGAGGAGGAGATCAAGGACAGAGGCCCCGGAGACAGTACGGACTGGCATCGAAAATCTAAAGAG GCAGACAGGCAGTACGACCTCCCCCCACAGCACCGGCTGCCCAAGCAGCCCCAAGACGGCTTCCTGGTGGAGCAGGTGTTCAGCCCACACCCCTACCCCGCCTCCCTCAAGGCCCACATGAAGAACAACCCCCTGTACACGGACATGCGGCTGACGGAGCTGGCAGAGGTGAAGCGGGGCCAGCCTTCCTGGACCATCGAGGAGTACGCACGCAATGCCGGTGACAAGGGCAAGCTGACGGCTTTGGACCTGCAG